One Pullulanibacillus sp. KACC 23026 DNA segment encodes these proteins:
- a CDS encoding beta-galactosidase, whose translation MINDKLPKIWYGGDYNPEQWGPDIWDEDVRLFKLAGIDVATLNVFSWAKNQPDEETYNLDWLDEQINRLYEKGIYTCLATSTGAHPAWMAKKYPDITRVDFDGRKRLFGGRHNSCPNSPTYRKYAEKLAGKLAERYQNHPAVLIWHVSNEYGGYCYCDNCAKEFRNWLQNRYQTLEAVNEAWNTSFWGHTFYEWDEIVPPNSLSEEWEGGRNTNFQGISLDYRRFQSDSLLECYKLERDAIRKFTSDTPITTNLMGFFPQLDYFKWAKEMDVVSWDNYPRIDTPFSMTAMTHDLMRGLKSGQPFMLMEQTPSQQNWQAYNSLKRPGVMRLWSYQAVAHGADTILFFQLRRSRGATEKYHGAVIEHAGHENTRVFREVAELGRELGQLSDQLLDSRVQAKVAIVYDWENRWAIDLSSGPSVALNYVNEVHKYYDAFYQQNIPVDMIGVDEDLSKYQIVVAPVLYMVKQGYAKKLEDFVAGGGTFVTTFFSGLVNENDLVTLGGYPGELRQLLGIWAEEIDALHPDQKNSIVVSDESTRLAGEYTCNLLFDLIHSEGAEVIATYGHDFYKGMPVVTRHTFGKGKAWYIASSPDQAFLTDFVTEISEQQGVSSILHSDPGVEATIRTKDGKDYLFVLNHNDKESDLDLGETSKKDLLSGKTLSGKVSIPAKDVLILE comes from the coding sequence ATGATTAACGATAAACTTCCAAAAATTTGGTACGGTGGAGATTATAATCCCGAGCAATGGGGACCAGATATTTGGGATGAAGATGTTCGCCTTTTTAAACTGGCTGGGATTGATGTGGCGACATTAAATGTGTTCTCATGGGCCAAAAATCAGCCGGATGAAGAAACCTATAATTTGGATTGGTTAGATGAACAAATTAACAGGCTATATGAAAAAGGCATCTATACATGTCTGGCAACGAGTACGGGGGCTCATCCGGCTTGGATGGCCAAAAAATACCCGGATATCACGCGTGTCGATTTTGATGGTCGTAAGCGCCTTTTTGGCGGCAGACATAATTCCTGTCCGAATAGCCCTACATACCGAAAATATGCCGAAAAACTCGCAGGGAAACTCGCGGAACGCTACCAAAATCATCCAGCTGTCCTGATATGGCATGTTTCCAATGAATATGGCGGTTACTGCTATTGTGATAACTGTGCTAAAGAATTTAGGAATTGGCTGCAAAATCGTTACCAAACTTTAGAGGCGGTTAATGAAGCATGGAATACGAGCTTCTGGGGACATACGTTTTATGAGTGGGATGAAATCGTTCCTCCTAATAGTCTCAGTGAAGAGTGGGAAGGAGGGCGCAACACAAATTTTCAAGGGATATCACTAGACTATCGACGTTTCCAATCCGACAGTTTGTTGGAGTGCTATAAACTTGAACGTGATGCGATTCGTAAGTTTACTTCTGATACCCCTATTACAACGAATCTAATGGGATTCTTCCCGCAGCTTGATTACTTTAAATGGGCAAAAGAAATGGATGTTGTCTCGTGGGATAATTATCCGAGAATAGATACCCCGTTTAGCATGACGGCGATGACTCATGACCTAATGCGCGGATTGAAGAGTGGACAGCCATTTATGTTGATGGAGCAAACACCTAGTCAGCAAAATTGGCAGGCCTATAATTCACTCAAACGCCCTGGGGTCATGCGATTATGGAGCTATCAGGCTGTTGCGCATGGGGCAGATACGATTCTATTTTTCCAATTACGGCGGTCTCGCGGTGCGACTGAAAAATATCATGGAGCGGTCATTGAACACGCGGGTCATGAAAATACACGGGTTTTCCGTGAAGTGGCAGAGCTTGGCAGAGAGTTAGGACAATTATCCGATCAGCTTTTGGATTCACGTGTTCAGGCAAAAGTGGCGATCGTTTATGATTGGGAAAACCGCTGGGCGATTGACTTATCGAGCGGACCATCTGTTGCATTGAATTATGTGAACGAAGTCCATAAGTATTATGATGCCTTTTATCAGCAGAACATTCCAGTCGATATGATTGGTGTCGATGAGGACTTAAGCAAGTATCAAATTGTGGTTGCACCTGTTTTGTACATGGTGAAACAAGGCTATGCTAAGAAGCTTGAAGACTTTGTCGCAGGCGGCGGTACGTTTGTCACAACCTTCTTCAGTGGATTAGTCAATGAGAATGATCTGGTAACACTCGGAGGATACCCAGGTGAATTACGCCAACTTCTCGGTATTTGGGCTGAAGAGATTGATGCCTTACATCCGGATCAGAAGAATTCCATCGTGGTGAGCGATGAATCAACGAGATTAGCGGGTGAATATACCTGTAACCTCTTGTTTGACCTCATTCATTCGGAAGGGGCAGAGGTAATCGCAACCTATGGCCATGATTTTTATAAAGGGATGCCAGTCGTCACTCGACATACTTTTGGCAAAGGTAAAGCGTGGTACATTGCCTCAAGCCCCGACCAAGCCTTTCTGACCGATTTCGTTACAGAGATCAGCGAACAGCAAGGTGTCTCATCCATTTTACATTCAGATCCAGGCGTCGAAGCAACCATCCGAACGAAAGACGGCAAAGACTACTTATTCGTCTTGAACCATAATGACAAAGAAAGTGACTTGGACCTCGGCGAAACAAGCAAAAAAGACTTACTATCAGGCAAGACCCTATCTGGAAAAGTCTCCATCCCAGCCAAAGATGTTCTGATATTAGAATGA
- the uxaC gene encoding glucuronate isomerase: MRGFMDDHFLLKNETAVKLFNHYAADMPIIDYHCHLSPKEIYENKTFKTITEIWLYGDHYKWRLMRSNGIDEAFITGNASDYDKFLAWTKTVPMTIGNPVYNWAHLELQRFFGIHDLLNEESAPEIWEKVNAQLNSEGFGARDFITKSNVKVVCTTDDPADSLEYHIKLKEDQDFDVQVLPSFRPDKGLEINRDGFQNWVQLLEQAAELHIETYDDFLNALESRVRFFHSIGGRVSDHAIDRMMYAETTKEEASQAFASALSGEKVALEDEKKYKTYTLKFLGELYSELGWAMQFHINALRNTNSRMLEQLGPDTGFDSMNDEEIARPLANLLNLLEKENSLPKTIIYSLNPNDNYIIAAMIGSFQGGGIPGKIQFGTAWWFNDNKDGMIDQMKALSNAGLFSRFIGMLTDSRSFLSYTRHEYFRRLVCSIIGEWAENGEVPNDLEFLGKIVQGISYNNAKDYFGFDL; the protein is encoded by the coding sequence ATGCGTGGTTTTATGGATGATCATTTTCTTCTGAAAAACGAGACGGCCGTTAAATTATTTAATCATTATGCCGCCGACATGCCAATCATTGATTACCATTGTCACTTAAGTCCCAAAGAAATCTATGAAAATAAAACCTTTAAGACGATTACTGAAATTTGGTTATATGGGGATCATTACAAATGGCGGTTGATGAGAAGTAATGGAATTGATGAGGCATTCATTACTGGAAATGCGAGTGATTATGACAAGTTTTTGGCTTGGACCAAAACAGTTCCGATGACAATCGGTAATCCGGTATACAATTGGGCACATCTTGAACTCCAGAGATTTTTCGGTATTCATGATTTATTAAATGAGGAAAGTGCACCTGAGATCTGGGAAAAGGTGAATGCTCAATTAAACAGTGAGGGGTTTGGCGCACGAGATTTTATCACGAAATCCAATGTAAAAGTGGTTTGTACAACCGATGATCCGGCAGATAGTCTTGAATATCATATCAAGTTAAAAGAAGACCAAGATTTTGACGTTCAAGTTCTGCCAAGTTTCCGACCTGATAAAGGATTAGAAATTAATCGAGACGGCTTCCAAAACTGGGTTCAACTGTTAGAGCAGGCAGCAGAGCTACATATTGAAACGTATGATGATTTCTTGAACGCGCTCGAGTCAAGAGTGAGATTCTTTCATTCTATTGGCGGAAGAGTTTCCGACCATGCCATTGACCGAATGATGTATGCGGAAACGACAAAAGAGGAAGCGTCACAAGCTTTCGCCAGCGCATTAAGCGGAGAAAAAGTAGCACTCGAAGACGAGAAAAAATATAAAACATACACCTTGAAGTTTTTAGGTGAACTTTATTCTGAATTAGGCTGGGCCATGCAATTCCATATAAACGCACTTCGAAATACCAATTCCAGAATGCTCGAACAGCTGGGACCAGATACTGGGTTTGATTCGATGAACGATGAAGAAATCGCAAGACCATTAGCTAATTTGTTAAACCTTTTAGAAAAAGAAAACAGCCTTCCAAAAACCATCATTTATTCGCTCAATCCAAACGATAATTATATCATCGCGGCCATGATCGGCAGTTTTCAAGGTGGCGGAATCCCTGGGAAAATCCAATTTGGTACAGCTTGGTGGTTCAATGACAATAAAGACGGCATGATTGACCAAATGAAGGCGTTGTCAAATGCAGGGCTTTTCTCAAGATTTATTGGGATGCTGACCGATTCGCGAAGCTTTCTCTCTTACACAAGACATGAATATTTCAGAAGACTCGTTTGTTCTATTATTGGCGAGTGGGCTGAAAATGGAGAAGTTCCTAATGATCTTGAGTTCTTAGGAAAAATTGTTCAAGGCATCTCCTATAATAACGCAAAAGACTACTTTGGATTCGATCTCTAA
- a CDS encoding glycoside-pentoside-hexuronide (GPH):cation symporter, which produces MTQGVSRQSKEIEQTTPEIPKKEKALYGFGDFGNGFMFDLGQSYLTNFFTDVAGIGAGAVAAIFSLTKIFDAFMDPLAGSIIDSRKVGKRGKFRPVMMVSSILLAIMTVITFTMPNFSITGKIIWAAGTYMIWGVFYSFTNVPYGSLASVMTRNVSERSFMASTRQAGSIGAQLVTGVAFVPILMLFPNTKIGYPATAAIMAFIGVCGFFICYKNTKEHIKAEVAQGKERQTAKDYFRVVFTNRPLWSIIFMTLFTISAMNTNNAMMIYFCKYNLGNLGLQPIINFIQMGCSVVGITLIPFLVRRFGKKKTAMGGLLLAVIADGLNFVIPTNIYSFIVLVTIGYVALAIPNGVTWAFVSDSIDFGHWHTGVRKEGITYAAFNFSRKVAQSIAALVSAGVLAMTGYVANAHQSAGTLLGIKSTMTLYPAIALFLAAIIIGLLYNLPDDKFKQIANDLDRGIWEKGKLIKQ; this is translated from the coding sequence ATGACTCAAGGTGTATCACGTCAATCAAAAGAAATAGAGCAAACGACTCCGGAGATCCCCAAAAAAGAGAAAGCTTTATATGGTTTTGGTGATTTTGGAAACGGATTCATGTTCGATTTAGGTCAGTCTTATTTAACGAACTTTTTTACGGACGTTGCAGGTATTGGGGCAGGTGCAGTGGCGGCGATTTTTTCATTGACTAAGATCTTTGATGCATTCATGGATCCGTTGGCAGGCTCCATTATTGATTCAAGGAAGGTGGGAAAACGCGGGAAGTTCAGGCCGGTTATGATGGTTTCGTCAATCTTGCTTGCCATTATGACCGTTATTACCTTCACGATGCCAAATTTTTCAATAACAGGAAAAATTATATGGGCAGCAGGGACTTATATGATATGGGGTGTGTTCTATTCATTCACCAATGTGCCTTATGGATCTTTAGCGTCTGTTATGACGCGAAATGTGAGTGAGCGCTCATTCATGGCTTCAACGCGTCAAGCCGGTTCGATTGGAGCCCAATTGGTGACAGGGGTTGCTTTTGTTCCCATTTTGATGCTTTTTCCTAACACAAAAATAGGCTACCCGGCAACAGCCGCCATCATGGCTTTTATTGGTGTGTGCGGCTTCTTTATTTGTTATAAAAATACGAAAGAGCATATTAAAGCAGAAGTCGCTCAAGGTAAAGAACGTCAGACAGCGAAAGATTACTTCCGGGTTGTGTTCACGAACCGGCCTTTGTGGAGCATCATTTTTATGACCTTGTTTACCATTTCAGCTATGAACACAAATAATGCGATGATGATTTATTTTTGTAAGTATAATCTTGGCAACCTTGGCTTGCAGCCGATCATTAACTTCATTCAGATGGGATGTTCCGTTGTAGGGATTACGCTTATCCCATTCTTAGTACGCCGTTTTGGTAAGAAGAAAACGGCAATGGGCGGTTTGCTGCTTGCGGTTATTGCTGATGGTTTGAACTTTGTCATTCCTACTAATATTTATTCGTTTATTGTCTTAGTCACAATCGGTTATGTCGCGCTAGCCATTCCAAATGGTGTCACCTGGGCGTTTGTTTCGGATTCCATTGACTTTGGTCATTGGCATACGGGTGTGCGTAAGGAAGGCATTACCTATGCTGCCTTTAACTTCTCCCGAAAAGTTGCCCAGTCAATTGCCGCATTAGTTTCTGCAGGTGTTCTAGCCATGACCGGTTATGTCGCGAATGCCCATCAATCAGCGGGGACTTTACTTGGTATAAAAAGTACGATGACCCTTTATCCGGCCATCGCCCTCTTCTTAGCGGCGATCATTATTGGTTTATTATACAATCTGCCAGATGATAAGTTTAAGCAGATTGCCAATGATCTGGATCGAGGCATTTGGGAAAAAGGGAAGCTCATCAAGCAATAA
- a CDS encoding LacI family DNA-binding transcriptional regulator — MVTIKDIAKLANVSHTTVSRALNDSPLIKPDTKRKILEIASELQYTPNFNAKSLVMKKSYTIGVFFTSMTHGTSPNFFTDTIKGVNRVISEDYNLFVRGIDDYQNYASINNRRFDGIILMSQSEVDQSFIYHVRNEKIPLVVLNRELTDQSIVNILSNDREGSYNAVNYLIKNGHQDIAIIEGIKGFKSTMERREGYLKALIDHNISIKTEYIVSGNYDMASGHEAMERLLSLEKPPTAVFCSNDDMAIGALNTAFAKGVSVPDRLSVVGFDDITSAQYTNPSLTTVKRPIEKISQLGAETLLKMMAAEAADMNKIFVETELMIRKSVSSRTSMTPRTEQPKF, encoded by the coding sequence ATGGTCACAATTAAAGACATAGCCAAGCTGGCAAATGTATCCCATACGACGGTGTCACGGGCATTAAACGATAGCCCTCTTATCAAGCCAGATACCAAAAGAAAGATATTAGAAATAGCTTCTGAGCTTCAGTATACGCCGAATTTTAACGCAAAAAGTCTTGTCATGAAAAAGTCTTATACCATCGGGGTGTTCTTCACGAGTATGACTCACGGAACGTCCCCCAACTTTTTTACTGATACCATAAAGGGTGTCAATCGTGTGATAAGTGAAGATTACAATTTATTTGTAAGAGGAATTGATGACTACCAAAACTACGCGTCGATTAATAACAGACGATTTGATGGCATTATCCTTATGAGTCAGAGCGAGGTGGATCAGTCGTTTATATATCACGTGCGGAATGAGAAAATACCCCTTGTCGTTTTAAATCGTGAGCTAACGGATCAGTCGATCGTGAACATTTTGTCTAATGACCGTGAAGGCTCTTATAATGCGGTTAACTATTTGATTAAAAACGGTCATCAAGACATCGCGATTATCGAAGGCATTAAGGGGTTTAAGTCGACAATGGAACGGAGAGAAGGCTATCTTAAAGCTTTAATTGACCATAATATTTCAATAAAAACAGAGTATATTGTAAGTGGAAATTACGATATGGCAAGTGGTCACGAGGCCATGGAGAGGCTGCTCTCGCTAGAAAAACCGCCAACCGCTGTCTTTTGTTCGAACGATGACATGGCAATAGGGGCTCTTAATACGGCCTTTGCAAAAGGGGTCAGTGTACCTGACCGCCTTTCGGTAGTTGGCTTTGATGATATAACCTCTGCCCAATACACGAATCCGTCTCTGACAACGGTCAAACGACCCATTGAAAAAATTAGCCAGTTAGGGGCAGAAACGTTGCTGAAAATGATGGCAGCAGAAGCAGCTGACATGAATAAAATTTTCGTTGAAACGGAATTAATGATTAGAAAATCAGTTTCATCTCGAACGTCGATGACTCCCCGTACAGAGCAACCCAAATTCTAA
- a CDS encoding tagaturonate reductase has product MEKLNKTIVETYETYPEKVLQFGEGNFMRGFVDWQIEVMNKLADFNGSVVVVQPRGFEKIEKLNEQDGLYTLYLQGIKDGKAVREHTLIHSISRGLNLFTQYEEFVQLAENPSLRFIFSNTTEAGIAFDETDQLEDRPQKSYPGKLAAFLYYRFKAFGGDKDKGFIIIPCELVENGGKKLKEIVIQFAELWNLGEDFIRWVQEANTFCSSLVDRIVSGYPKETSEEMTQELGYQDDFLVVGEPFHLWVIEGPQWIREEFPAHMAGLNTLFVDDLTPYRTRKVRILNGAHTAMTPVSYLYGLNTVAESVEHPVIGRFIKETIFDEIIPTLDLPLDELTYFANAVLERFSNPFIKHYLLSISLNSLSKYKTRNLPSLLEFVNRKHQLPDKLVFSLAALISFYKGKRGEEEIPLEDEPDCLELVKRLWKDYDGTKESTNKIVHTVLGAEKIWEMDLNEVPGLTDLVTRYLYDIESKGIERAVKTTLQVKAEKGGTQ; this is encoded by the coding sequence TTGGAAAAGTTAAACAAAACGATTGTAGAGACTTATGAAACCTATCCAGAAAAGGTCCTGCAGTTTGGTGAAGGCAACTTTATGAGAGGCTTTGTCGATTGGCAAATCGAAGTCATGAATAAGTTAGCGGATTTCAATGGGAGTGTGGTAGTGGTCCAGCCGCGCGGGTTTGAGAAAATCGAAAAACTAAACGAGCAGGATGGATTATATACCCTTTATTTGCAAGGAATAAAGGATGGGAAGGCGGTTCGTGAACATACGTTAATTCACTCCATCAGCAGGGGATTAAATCTCTTCACCCAATATGAGGAGTTTGTCCAGCTTGCCGAAAATCCAAGTCTTCGGTTTATCTTCTCCAACACAACGGAAGCGGGAATTGCTTTTGATGAAACCGATCAGCTGGAGGATCGTCCTCAAAAAAGTTATCCGGGAAAACTCGCAGCCTTTCTCTATTATCGATTTAAAGCGTTTGGCGGCGACAAAGACAAAGGGTTTATTATTATCCCTTGTGAGTTAGTTGAGAACGGCGGGAAAAAATTAAAGGAAATCGTCATCCAATTTGCGGAGCTTTGGAATCTGGGTGAAGATTTTATCCGATGGGTTCAGGAAGCCAACACATTTTGCAGCAGTCTTGTTGACCGGATTGTATCGGGCTATCCGAAAGAAACAAGTGAAGAGATGACCCAAGAGCTTGGTTATCAGGATGACTTCCTTGTTGTCGGCGAGCCGTTTCATCTGTGGGTCATTGAAGGGCCGCAATGGATTCGGGAGGAGTTTCCGGCACATATGGCGGGTTTGAACACCTTGTTTGTGGATGATTTGACCCCTTATCGAACGAGAAAGGTACGCATTTTAAATGGTGCACATACGGCGATGACCCCTGTTTCTTATTTATATGGGTTAAACACCGTAGCCGAATCGGTTGAACATCCTGTGATCGGCCGTTTCATTAAGGAAACTATTTTTGATGAGATCATCCCAACGTTAGATCTCCCGCTAGATGAGTTAACTTATTTTGCAAATGCCGTCCTGGAACGATTCAGCAATCCATTTATCAAGCATTACTTATTAAGTATTTCTCTTAATTCCCTATCAAAATATAAAACTCGGAATCTGCCATCTCTCCTTGAGTTCGTTAATCGGAAACATCAACTGCCGGATAAGCTTGTTTTTTCTCTTGCGGCCCTGATCTCTTTCTATAAAGGAAAAAGGGGTGAAGAGGAGATTCCGCTCGAGGATGAGCCGGATTGTCTGGAATTAGTGAAGCGACTATGGAAGGACTATGACGGGACGAAGGAAAGCACAAACAAAATCGTTCATACCGTACTAGGGGCTGAGAAAATTTGGGAGATGGATTTGAATGAAGTCCCAGGCTTAACGGATCTTGTGACGCGTTACTTATATGACATTGAATCAAAAGGAATTGAAAGGGCAGTTAAGACGACATTACAAGTGAAGGCTGAAAAAGGGGGAACTCAATAA
- a CDS encoding altronate dehydratase family protein, with product MADILKINEKDNVVVALKDLDKGQPIFVNDQEIELLEDVKRGHKIAITRIKGNENVVKYGYPIGHATTDIPVGAHVHTHNTKTNLDGVQDYAYQPKLAENPFKNEHLTFKGFKRKNGEVGIRNELWIVPTVGCVNGVAETIIKRFEKEVGDISPFEAILVLRHNYGCSQLGDDHVNTRSILQDAVHHPNAGGVLVLGLGCENNDLYEFEESLGEFDPNRVKFLVSQEVSNEIEEGVKLLKEIYEAAKEDRREEVPLSELKIGLKCGGSDGLSGITANPLLGRLSDFLVAQGGTTVLTEVPEMFGAETILMERAHDEAIFSKTVDLINEFKQYFIKNNQPIYENPSPGNKAGGITTLEDKSLGCTQKAGTSVVMDVLKYGERLKTKGLNLLSSPGNDLVASSALAAAGCQLVLFTTGRGTPFGTFVPTMKVSSNTAIFEAKPHWIDYNAGVLLEESPDVVLKDFIQYVIRVASGEQVNNEKNDFRELAIFKTGVTL from the coding sequence ATGGCTGACATTCTAAAAATCAATGAAAAGGATAATGTTGTCGTTGCTTTAAAAGACCTGGATAAAGGCCAGCCGATTTTTGTAAACGACCAGGAAATAGAATTATTAGAAGACGTGAAGCGTGGGCATAAAATCGCGATTACAAGGATCAAGGGAAATGAAAATGTTGTGAAATATGGCTATCCGATTGGTCATGCCACAACGGATATTCCAGTAGGCGCCCATGTGCACACTCATAATACCAAAACCAATTTGGATGGGGTGCAAGATTACGCCTATCAGCCCAAACTTGCGGAAAATCCTTTTAAGAATGAACATCTGACTTTTAAGGGGTTTAAACGAAAAAACGGGGAAGTCGGCATACGGAATGAGCTTTGGATAGTCCCGACCGTTGGCTGTGTGAATGGGGTGGCTGAAACCATTATAAAGCGCTTTGAAAAAGAAGTTGGGGATATATCTCCCTTTGAAGCCATTTTGGTTTTGAGGCATAACTATGGCTGCTCGCAGTTAGGCGATGATCACGTTAACACTCGAAGCATTCTTCAAGATGCGGTCCACCATCCGAATGCGGGAGGCGTTCTTGTTTTAGGGCTCGGCTGTGAGAATAACGATTTATATGAATTTGAAGAGAGTCTTGGAGAGTTTGATCCAAACAGGGTTAAATTTCTCGTCTCACAAGAAGTTTCCAATGAAATTGAAGAGGGAGTCAAGTTATTAAAAGAAATCTATGAGGCGGCAAAAGAAGATAGACGAGAAGAGGTTCCGCTCTCTGAATTGAAGATTGGTTTAAAATGCGGCGGCTCGGATGGGTTGTCAGGGATTACGGCTAATCCGCTTCTTGGGCGCTTATCGGATTTTCTTGTGGCTCAAGGTGGAACAACGGTGCTAACGGAGGTACCCGAGATGTTCGGAGCGGAAACCATCCTTATGGAACGCGCTCACGATGAGGCCATTTTTTCAAAAACGGTGGATTTAATTAATGAATTTAAGCAGTATTTTATCAAAAACAATCAGCCTATCTATGAGAATCCCTCCCCAGGCAACAAAGCAGGCGGGATTACGACGCTTGAGGATAAATCCCTTGGCTGTACACAAAAAGCAGGCACATCCGTCGTCATGGACGTCCTGAAATATGGCGAAAGGCTGAAGACAAAGGGATTAAATCTATTAAGTTCACCAGGGAATGATCTGGTTGCCTCATCGGCATTGGCTGCCGCCGGCTGTCAGTTGGTTCTCTTTACAACGGGGCGAGGGACACCTTTTGGGACCTTTGTTCCAACGATGAAGGTCTCAAGCAATACCGCCATATTTGAGGCTAAGCCGCATTGGATCGACTACAATGCAGGGGTTTTACTGGAAGAGTCCCCAGACGTTGTTTTGAAAGATTTCATTCAGTATGTCATCAGGGTCGCAAGCGGCGAGCAAGTGAATAACGAAAAGAATGACTTCCGTGAGCTTGCCATTTTTAAAACGGGTGTCACTTTGTAA
- a CDS encoding bifunctional 4-hydroxy-2-oxoglutarate aldolase/2-dehydro-3-deoxy-phosphogluconate aldolase, which produces MGEHLLAQLTKDKIIAIVRGIPEGTGFQTAEALRAGGISFLEVTMNTDGALSLIYDLREKYGEELRVGAGTVLDLDMAKEAIQAGSEYLISPNLDEEVLAYGLEQGVEVWPGTMTPTEIVRAYKLGASAVKVFPIGSLGVKYIKDLRAPLDSIPMVATGGVNLDNIKEVLGYGATAVGLGGNLVNNNFIKNGDFAQITKLAKAYTDLANEVELCRELKRRMW; this is translated from the coding sequence ATGGGAGAACATTTGCTTGCTCAATTAACGAAGGATAAGATCATTGCTATTGTAAGAGGGATTCCAGAAGGAACGGGCTTTCAAACCGCTGAGGCGCTTAGAGCGGGCGGCATTTCATTTTTAGAAGTCACCATGAATACAGACGGTGCTTTATCCTTAATCTATGATCTTCGGGAGAAGTATGGTGAGGAGCTTCGAGTCGGTGCGGGGACTGTATTGGACCTAGATATGGCTAAGGAAGCGATTCAAGCAGGCTCCGAATACCTGATTTCCCCCAATCTAGACGAAGAGGTTTTAGCGTATGGCCTTGAACAGGGAGTGGAAGTGTGGCCAGGCACGATGACGCCGACCGAAATTGTCAGAGCTTATAAACTTGGGGCATCAGCGGTAAAAGTGTTTCCGATCGGCTCACTTGGTGTGAAATATATTAAAGATTTACGTGCCCCTCTTGATTCGATTCCGATGGTCGCAACAGGCGGTGTAAATTTAGATAATATTAAAGAAGTTCTGGGATATGGAGCAACTGCTGTCGGGCTTGGCGGGAATTTAGTCAATAATAATTTCATCAAAAACGGTGATTTTGCGCAAATCACGAAGCTCGCAAAGGCCTATACCGATCTTGCGAATGAGGTGGAGCTATGCAGGGAACTAAAAAGACGGATGTGGTGA
- a CDS encoding sugar kinase, giving the protein MQGTKKTDVVTIGESMVLFQPLGEKGIRYEPLYTKSLAGAESNVALALTRLGKKVSWISKLGPDPFGDFILATLAGEGVDVSHVKRDGEAPTAVYFKDVKSFGDPTVYYYRKHSAASRLEPSDVQEEWFSGSRHLHMTGITPALSESAALSVRKAMEVAKEMGLSISFDPNLRRKLWDEEEARQTLLSLIPLCDVFLPGLDEAEFLLGKRSVEEYGEAFLQMGAKVVVLKLGAEGSIGFIDGEAVEQAPYRVSHVVDSVGAGDAFAAGFLSVYLDEDSFVTTPSLRKALARANQLGALATQFKGDWEGIPSISELNAIESGNEVKR; this is encoded by the coding sequence ATGCAGGGAACTAAAAAGACGGATGTGGTGACGATTGGTGAAAGCATGGTCCTCTTTCAACCGCTTGGTGAGAAGGGGATTCGATATGAGCCATTATATACAAAGTCACTCGCTGGTGCTGAATCCAATGTGGCACTTGCTCTGACTCGGTTAGGTAAAAAAGTTTCGTGGATTAGTAAATTAGGGCCCGATCCATTCGGCGACTTTATCTTGGCAACTTTGGCAGGTGAAGGCGTTGACGTTTCCCATGTGAAGCGAGACGGAGAAGCCCCTACAGCTGTTTATTTTAAGGATGTTAAGAGCTTTGGAGACCCGACCGTTTACTATTATCGAAAGCACTCAGCGGCAAGCAGACTGGAACCTTCTGATGTTCAGGAAGAATGGTTTAGCGGCTCAAGACATTTGCACATGACCGGCATAACACCTGCTTTGAGTGAGTCTGCCGCTCTTTCTGTTCGAAAAGCGATGGAAGTGGCGAAGGAAATGGGGCTGTCGATTTCCTTTGATCCTAACTTGCGCCGAAAGCTTTGGGATGAGGAAGAAGCAAGACAGACGCTTCTTTCCCTTATTCCATTATGTGACGTGTTTTTACCAGGACTCGATGAAGCGGAATTTTTATTAGGGAAACGATCAGTTGAAGAATATGGGGAAGCCTTTCTTCAAATGGGTGCCAAGGTTGTCGTCCTGAAATTAGGTGCGGAAGGCTCAATTGGTTTTATCGATGGGGAAGCGGTGGAGCAAGCCCCGTATAGAGTCTCACATGTGGTGGACTCTGTCGGTGCAGGTGACGCCTTTGCGGCAGGCTTTCTTTCTGTCTACCTCGATGAAGACTCATTTGTGACAACCCCTTCTTTAAGAAAAGCCTTAGCACGCGCCAATCAGCTTGGCGCACTGGCCACCCAATTTAAAGGAGACTGGGAAGGCATTCCATCCATTAGTGAATTAAACGCGATCGAATCAGGAAATGAAGTGAAAAGATGA